In one Streptomyces marincola genomic region, the following are encoded:
- a CDS encoding helix-turn-helix domain-containing protein, protein MPQPAELRARRTVLEEEWARWVPGSAGGARPCGPPPVRPEVAESWARSVGTVDPHRDSAPVSDGGVVHPRWARSALRGPVTALADELNAVAEAGFIAAVTDASGTILWTTGARDMRRRAERVNFAPGGRWDEQAMGTNALSLALRTGRPSTVFSAEHLVAALHGWVCYCAPIRGPEGTVLGVLDLSSTWDRSHPLAMPTVRTLASAVEARLPTRARPPRPARAPRAAAGTVLLTCLGAARATRGARPLALRPRQIEILTLLALEPRGLPPQRLRAALYGDRPVGASTFKAEVSHLRRALGGQVALRTYALTAPVACDALDVLRALEAGDAAEAVRRYGGPLLPHSEAPGVLAWRAHLEVAVREAVLADDRPELALRYGEVAPHEVEAHEHALRLLAPGDRRRPVAAGRLSAALRA, encoded by the coding sequence ATGCCGCAACCAGCCGAACTGCGCGCCCGCCGGACCGTTCTTGAGGAGGAGTGGGCGCGCTGGGTGCCGGGGTCCGCGGGGGGCGCGCGCCCCTGCGGTCCTCCCCCGGTGCGCCCCGAGGTCGCGGAGTCGTGGGCCCGTTCGGTCGGCACCGTCGACCCGCACCGCGACAGCGCCCCCGTGAGCGACGGCGGCGTGGTGCACCCGCGCTGGGCGCGTTCCGCGCTGCGCGGGCCGGTGACGGCGCTCGCGGACGAGCTGAACGCCGTCGCCGAGGCCGGGTTCATCGCCGCCGTGACCGACGCCTCGGGCACGATCCTGTGGACCACGGGCGCGCGGGACATGCGCAGGCGCGCCGAGCGGGTCAACTTCGCGCCAGGCGGGCGGTGGGACGAGCAGGCCATGGGCACCAACGCCCTGTCGCTCGCGCTGCGCACCGGCCGGCCGAGCACCGTGTTCTCGGCCGAGCACCTGGTGGCCGCGCTGCACGGCTGGGTCTGCTACTGCGCGCCGATCCGCGGCCCCGAGGGCACCGTGCTCGGGGTGCTCGACCTCTCAAGCACCTGGGACCGCTCGCACCCGCTGGCCATGCCCACCGTGCGCACCCTCGCCTCCGCCGTCGAGGCGCGGCTGCCGACCCGCGCCCGCCCGCCCCGCCCGGCGCGCGCCCCCCGGGCCGCGGCCGGGACGGTCCTGCTGACCTGCCTCGGCGCCGCGCGCGCGACCCGCGGCGCCCGGCCGCTCGCACTCAGGCCGCGGCAGATCGAGATCCTCACCCTGCTCGCGCTCGAACCGCGCGGGCTCCCGCCGCAGCGGCTGCGCGCCGCCCTCTACGGGGACCGCCCGGTGGGCGCGTCGACGTTCAAGGCGGAGGTGTCGCACCTGCGGCGGGCCCTGGGCGGGCAGGTCGCCCTGCGCACCTACGCGCTCACCGCCCCGGTGGCCTGCGACGCGCTCGACGTGCTGCGCGCGCTGGAGGCGGGTGACGCCGCCGAGGCGGTCCGCCGGTACGGGGGCCCGCTGCTGCCGCACTCCGAGGCGCCTGGCGTCCTCGCCTGGCGTGCGCACCTGGAGGTCGCGGTGCGCGAGGCGGTGCTCGCCGACGACCGGCCCGAACTCGCCCTGCGGTACGGCGAGGTGGCGCCCCACGAGGTGGAGGCGCACGAGCACGCCCTGCGCCTGCTGGCCCCGGGCGACAGGCGGCGGCCGGTCGCGGCGGGCCGGCTGAGCGCCGCCCTCCGGGCCTGA
- a CDS encoding MMPL family transporter, with protein MKRTGQPARWLIPVVLAVTWLILGGVFGPFAGRLGEVSTNDQAAFLPESAESTRVIEAQAAFDQDETLPAIVVWTSDERPVPPEAADRATAALSGLADAPWAAGPSTPAIPSADGLALQGVVQLDPGIEDELPAVLDEIRDAAGGVPGTEVHIAGPAATQADLSDAFAGIDGLLLGAALITVLLILLLVYRSLLLPFVIIVSSVLALGVACAVVYALADADVVRVDGQVQGILSILVIGAATDYALLLTARFREELARTGDRAAAAVTAARRSFGAITASAATVAMGLLALLLSDLTNNQALGPVGAIGIACAVLSTLTFLPAVLALTGRAAYWPARPRAADEDTGGHGLWRRVARQVDARPRRLWAGTLLALTACAALSPALNSDGVPLDELFVNDAPSVGAQEALGEHFPGGSGQPAVIIASAEHADRVARTAADVPGVSGAEPVTAAGAPGGGPPHVVDGRVRIDATLTDSPDSEAAQNTVRELRDALSGIDGADALVGGYTAQQYDTQQTAERDRLVIIPVVLVTILLILVALLRSLLLPVLLVGTVALNYLATIGIAGLVFTHLFGFSGTDASVPLYGFVFLVALGVDYNIFLMSRVREETLLHGTRQGVLRGLIATGGVITSAGVVLAATFAALIVIPLAFLAQLAFIVAFGVLLDTLVVRSLLVPALVRDIGPRVWLPGRAARVEPPRE; from the coding sequence ATGAAACGCACCGGACAACCCGCCCGCTGGCTCATCCCCGTGGTACTGGCCGTCACCTGGCTGATCCTCGGCGGAGTCTTCGGCCCGTTCGCGGGCCGGCTCGGCGAGGTCTCGACGAACGACCAGGCCGCGTTCCTGCCGGAGAGCGCCGAGTCGACCCGGGTGATCGAGGCGCAGGCCGCCTTCGACCAGGACGAGACCCTGCCCGCCATCGTCGTGTGGACCTCGGACGAGCGGCCCGTCCCACCCGAGGCCGCCGACCGCGCGACGGCCGCGCTCTCCGGACTGGCCGACGCCCCCTGGGCCGCGGGCCCGAGCACGCCGGCCATCCCCTCCGCCGACGGCCTGGCCCTCCAGGGCGTCGTGCAGCTCGACCCCGGGATCGAGGACGAACTCCCCGCGGTGCTCGACGAGATCCGGGACGCGGCGGGCGGGGTCCCGGGCACGGAGGTCCACATCGCGGGGCCAGCGGCCACCCAGGCCGACCTGTCGGACGCCTTCGCCGGCATCGACGGCCTGCTGCTCGGCGCCGCCCTGATCACCGTGCTGCTGATCCTGCTGCTCGTCTACCGCAGCCTGCTGCTGCCCTTCGTGATCATCGTCAGCTCCGTGCTCGCGCTCGGTGTCGCCTGCGCCGTCGTCTACGCGCTGGCCGACGCCGACGTCGTCCGCGTCGACGGGCAGGTCCAGGGCATCCTGTCCATCCTGGTCATCGGCGCGGCGACCGACTACGCGCTGCTGCTGACGGCGCGGTTCCGTGAGGAGCTGGCCCGCACCGGCGACCGGGCCGCCGCGGCCGTGACGGCGGCCAGACGCTCGTTCGGCGCCATCACCGCGAGCGCCGCGACCGTGGCCATGGGCCTGCTCGCCCTGCTGCTCAGCGACCTCACCAACAACCAGGCGCTCGGCCCCGTGGGCGCCATCGGCATCGCCTGCGCCGTGCTCTCGACCCTGACGTTCCTGCCCGCCGTCCTCGCGCTGACCGGCAGGGCCGCCTACTGGCCCGCCCGCCCGCGCGCGGCCGACGAGGACACCGGCGGCCACGGCCTGTGGCGCCGGGTCGCCCGCCAGGTCGACGCGCGGCCCCGCCGCCTGTGGGCGGGCACCCTGCTGGCCCTGACCGCCTGTGCGGCGCTCTCCCCCGCGCTGAACTCCGACGGCGTTCCGCTGGACGAGCTGTTCGTGAACGACGCCCCCTCGGTGGGCGCGCAGGAAGCGCTCGGCGAGCACTTCCCCGGCGGCTCAGGGCAGCCCGCGGTGATCATCGCCTCCGCCGAGCACGCGGACCGGGTCGCACGGACGGCCGCCGACGTGCCCGGGGTCTCGGGCGCCGAGCCGGTCACCGCCGCGGGCGCGCCGGGCGGCGGGCCTCCCCACGTCGTCGACGGCCGGGTCCGCATCGACGCGACGCTCACCGACAGTCCCGACAGCGAGGCGGCCCAGAACACCGTGCGGGAGCTGCGCGACGCGCTGTCCGGCATCGACGGGGCGGACGCCCTGGTGGGCGGATACACCGCTCAGCAGTACGACACGCAGCAGACCGCGGAACGCGACCGGCTCGTCATCATCCCCGTGGTCCTCGTCACCATCCTGCTGATCCTCGTCGCGCTGCTGCGCTCGCTGCTGCTGCCCGTCCTCCTGGTCGGCACGGTCGCCCTCAACTACCTGGCCACCATCGGCATCGCCGGCCTGGTCTTCACCCACCTGTTCGGCTTCAGCGGCACGGATGCCTCCGTCCCGCTGTACGGGTTCGTCTTCCTCGTCGCGCTCGGCGTGGACTACAACATCTTCCTGATGTCCCGGGTGCGCGAGGAGACCCTGCTGCACGGCACCCGGCAGGGCGTACTGCGCGGGCTGATCGCCACCGGCGGGGTGATCACCTCGGCGGGCGTGGTGCTCGCGGCCACGTTCGCGGCCCTGATCGTCATCCCGCTGGCGTTCCTCGCCCAGCTGGCGTTCATCGTCGCGTTCGGCGTGCTCCTGGACACGCTGGTGGTGCGTTCGCTGCTCGTCCCCGCGCTTGTGCGCGACATCGGCCCGCGCGTCTGGCTGCCGGGCCGCGCCGCCCGCGTGGAGCCGCCCCGCGAGTGA
- the htpG gene encoding molecular chaperone HtpG produces the protein MPTETFEFQVEARQLLQMMIHSIYSNKDVFLRELISNASDALDKLRIEALRDDSLAADVSDLHIAIEADREARTLTIRDNGIGMSHDDVVRLIGTIAKSGTGEFLQQLKEAKNEAAAEGLIGQFGVGFYSSFMVADEVTLLTRRAGEDKGTLWTSSGQGSYTIATADEAPQGTAVTLRLKPEDAEDRMFDYTDPAKIREIVKRYSDFITWPIRLVGQAPGGAPEATADGAGEDGAEGEESAPRGAEEQPEPETLNSRKALWARPRNEVSDAEYHELYKHISHDWADPLEIIPMRAEGTFEYQALLFLPSRPQHDLFSQDSKRGVQLYVKRVLIMENCEALVPDYLRFVKGVVDAADLSLNVSREILQQDRQIQLMHRRLAKKVLSTVKEMKAKRPDNYAAFWRHFGAVVKEGLLSDFDNRDTILGVSSFATTNDAEQPTSLQEYIDRMKEGQQHIFYMTGESRNAVESSPHMEAFREKGYEVLILTDPVDEVWVGAVPEFQGKELRSIAKGEAGLDGGEEETEEAKAEREQQREDYAALLTWMGEQLSESVKEVRLSSRLTVSPACVVSDQNDVTPALQNLYRAMGQDVPAGKRILELNPGHPLVEGLRRAHTDRASDPGLPGTAEVIYGMALLAEGSQPDDPARFTKLLAERLERAL, from the coding sequence ATGCCGACGGAGACGTTCGAGTTCCAGGTGGAGGCGCGCCAGCTCCTCCAGATGATGATTCACTCAATCTACTCGAACAAAGACGTGTTCCTGCGGGAGCTGATCTCCAATGCCTCCGACGCGCTGGACAAGCTCCGCATCGAGGCACTGCGCGACGATTCGCTGGCCGCCGACGTCTCGGACCTGCACATCGCCATCGAGGCCGACCGGGAGGCGCGGACGCTGACGATTCGCGACAACGGCATCGGCATGTCGCACGACGACGTGGTGCGGCTGATCGGCACCATCGCCAAGTCCGGCACCGGGGAGTTCCTCCAGCAGCTGAAGGAGGCCAAGAACGAGGCGGCGGCCGAGGGCCTCATCGGGCAGTTCGGCGTCGGCTTCTACTCCAGCTTCATGGTGGCCGACGAGGTGACGCTGCTGACGCGCCGCGCCGGGGAGGACAAGGGCACGCTGTGGACGTCCTCGGGCCAGGGCAGCTACACCATCGCGACGGCCGACGAGGCACCCCAGGGCACGGCGGTCACGCTGCGGCTGAAGCCCGAGGACGCCGAGGACCGGATGTTCGACTACACGGACCCGGCGAAGATCCGCGAGATCGTCAAGCGCTACTCGGACTTCATCACCTGGCCGATCCGGCTGGTCGGCCAGGCGCCCGGCGGTGCCCCGGAGGCGACGGCGGACGGCGCGGGAGAGGACGGCGCGGAGGGCGAGGAGTCCGCGCCGCGGGGCGCGGAGGAACAGCCGGAGCCCGAGACGCTCAACTCCCGCAAGGCCCTGTGGGCCCGGCCGAGGAACGAGGTCTCCGACGCCGAGTACCACGAGCTGTACAAGCACATCAGCCACGACTGGGCCGACCCGCTGGAGATCATCCCGATGCGGGCGGAGGGCACGTTCGAGTACCAGGCGCTGCTCTTCCTGCCCTCGCGCCCGCAGCACGACCTCTTCTCGCAGGACAGCAAGCGGGGTGTGCAGCTGTATGTGAAGCGCGTCCTCATCATGGAGAACTGCGAGGCGCTCGTCCCCGATTACCTGCGTTTCGTCAAGGGCGTCGTCGACGCGGCCGACCTCTCACTGAACGTCTCGCGCGAAATTCTCCAGCAGGACCGCCAGATCCAGCTGATGCACCGCCGGCTGGCGAAGAAGGTCCTCTCCACTGTCAAGGAGATGAAGGCCAAGCGGCCCGACAACTACGCGGCCTTCTGGCGCCACTTCGGTGCCGTGGTCAAGGAGGGCCTGCTCAGCGACTTCGACAACCGGGACACGATTCTGGGCGTGTCCTCGTTCGCCACGACGAACGACGCCGAGCAGCCGACGAGCCTCCAGGAATACATCGACCGCATGAAGGAGGGGCAGCAGCACATCTTCTACATGACGGGCGAGTCGAGGAACGCCGTCGAGAGTTCGCCGCACATGGAGGCGTTCCGGGAGAAGGGGTACGAGGTGCTGATCCTCACCGACCCGGTCGACGAGGTATGGGTCGGGGCCGTTCCCGAGTTCCAGGGCAAGGAGTTGCGGTCCATCGCCAAGGGCGAGGCCGGGCTCGACGGCGGCGAGGAGGAGACCGAGGAGGCGAAGGCCGAGCGGGAGCAGCAGCGGGAGGACTACGCCGCGCTGCTGACCTGGATGGGCGAGCAGCTGAGCGAGTCGGTGAAGGAGGTGCGGCTCTCCTCGCGGCTCACCGTCTCGCCGGCGTGCGTCGTCTCCGACCAGAACGACGTGACCCCCGCCCTCCAGAACCTGTACCGCGCCATGGGGCAGGACGTGCCGGCGGGCAAGCGCATCCTGGAGCTGAACCCGGGCCATCCGCTCGTCGAGGGGCTGCGCCGCGCGCACACCGACCGGGCGTCCGACCCCGGGCTGCCCGGGACCGCCGAGGTGATCTACGGGATGGCGCTGCTCGCGGAGGGCAGCCAGCCCGACGACCCGGCGCGCTTCACCAAGCTGCTCGCCGAGCGGCTCGAACGCGCCCTGTGA
- a CDS encoding putative quinol monooxygenase yields MVSIVVVARWRAREETQEQVAGILRELAAASRAEPGCLLYRPVRSVDDPREFTLVEEYAGEEALAEHRASEHFRTLVLGQVVGLLETRQVGRFTDVAAGPR; encoded by the coding sequence ATGGTGTCCATCGTGGTGGTGGCCCGCTGGCGGGCGAGGGAAGAGACCCAGGAGCAGGTGGCCGGCATTCTCCGGGAACTGGCCGCCGCGAGCCGCGCGGAACCCGGCTGCCTGCTCTACCGGCCGGTGCGCTCGGTCGACGACCCGCGGGAGTTCACCCTCGTCGAGGAGTACGCCGGCGAGGAGGCCCTCGCGGAGCACAGGGCGTCGGAGCACTTCCGCACCCTTGTCCTCGGCCAGGTGGTCGGACTGCTCGAAACACGGCAGGTCGGCAGGTTCACGGACGTGGCGGCCGGCCCGCGCTGA
- a CDS encoding type 1 glutamine amidotransferase domain-containing protein has protein sequence MSRNAVIITGPGFQDHDVVFSYYRLLEEGWNVDVATRNADPVTGKYGIPLPMDKTARPLIAFEDLAVEDYDVVVLTGGHEAPDRVRQDRGVLDFVAGMDRAGKVVAGLCHGPWIMVSAGVLKGRKACAYIGLRDDVVNAGAEVVDSDVIVDGNIITCSYYGYMGAFMRAVFETAEKLASDRGAAGARA, from the coding sequence GTGTCACGCAACGCGGTCATCATCACCGGACCCGGCTTCCAGGACCACGACGTCGTCTTCAGCTACTACCGGCTGCTCGAAGAGGGCTGGAACGTGGACGTCGCGACCCGGAACGCCGACCCGGTGACGGGCAAGTACGGCATTCCGCTGCCGATGGACAAGACGGCGCGCCCGCTCATCGCGTTCGAGGACCTCGCGGTGGAGGACTACGACGTCGTGGTCCTCACCGGCGGCCACGAGGCCCCGGACCGGGTCCGCCAGGACCGCGGGGTCCTGGACTTCGTCGCCGGGATGGACCGCGCGGGCAAGGTCGTGGCCGGCCTGTGCCACGGGCCGTGGATCATGGTGAGCGCGGGCGTGCTCAAGGGCCGCAAGGCATGCGCCTACATCGGCCTGCGGGACGACGTCGTCAACGCGGGGGCCGAGGTGGTGGACAGCGACGTCATCGTCGACGGCAACATCATCACCTGCTCCTACTACGGCTACATGGGCGCCTTCATGCGGGCGGTGTTCGAGACCGCCGAGAAGCTGGCGTCCGACCGCGGCGCCGCCGGGGCACGGGCCTGA
- a CDS encoding type 1 glutamine amidotransferase domain-containing protein, producing the protein MTMRQPAADAPAHGAARVLAVLTSHGVLGPAGARGGRPTGFHLGELVEPWRALRAAGHRVDIASVRGGPPPMIGHAPDDPAQAAFLAHPAGGGLLTRTPAVRDVDAGAYRGVYFVGGHGTMWDFRDPALALLTRRVWENGGVVAAICHGPAALIDVRLAGGGHLVAGHAVTAFSDEAEAARGLAAVVPFSLQRALEERGARYRAAPDREPNVVVSGRLVTGQNPASAAGLGRAVVELLRPGAGTAPPAPVSAGRPPRP; encoded by the coding sequence ATGACGATGCGACAGCCGGCCGCGGACGCGCCGGCGCACGGCGCCGCGCGGGTGCTCGCGGTGCTCACCAGCCACGGGGTACTGGGGCCCGCCGGTGCGCGCGGGGGCCGCCCGACGGGCTTCCACCTGGGTGAACTGGTGGAGCCGTGGCGGGCGTTGCGCGCCGCGGGCCACCGCGTGGACATCGCGTCCGTGCGGGGCGGGCCGCCACCGATGATCGGGCACGCCCCGGACGACCCCGCCCAGGCCGCCTTCCTGGCCCATCCCGCGGGAGGCGGTCTGCTCACGCGCACCCCCGCGGTGCGGGACGTCGACGCCGGCGCCTACCGGGGCGTGTACTTCGTGGGCGGGCACGGCACGATGTGGGACTTCAGGGACCCGGCACTCGCGCTCCTCACGCGCCGGGTCTGGGAGAACGGCGGCGTCGTCGCCGCGATCTGCCACGGCCCGGCCGCGTTGATCGATGTGCGGCTGGCCGGCGGCGGCCACCTCGTGGCGGGCCACGCGGTGACCGCGTTCTCCGACGAGGCCGAGGCGGCCCGCGGCCTGGCGGCCGTGGTCCCGTTCTCGTTGCAGCGGGCGCTGGAGGAACGCGGCGCCCGGTACCGCGCCGCGCCGGACCGGGAGCCGAACGTCGTGGTGAGCGGGCGGCTGGTCACCGGCCAGAACCCGGCGTCGGCGGCCGGTCTTGGCCGGGCGGTCGTGGAACTGCTGCGCCCGGGGGCCGGCACTGCCCCGCCCGCGCCGGTCAGCGCGGGCCGGCCGCCACGTCCGTGA
- a CDS encoding DUF779 domain-containing protein, producing the protein MTERTRLVDLTPAAAELLERLVARHGPVMFHQSGGCCDGSAPMCYPRGEFKVGGQDVLLGEVAGGTPFWIGADQYVHWRHTHLTVDVVPGRGSGFSLEAPEGVRFLLRSRLLTEEEARRVAAEPALPTGADLDRP; encoded by the coding sequence ATGACCGAACGGACCCGGCTCGTCGATCTCACGCCGGCCGCGGCCGAGCTGCTGGAACGCCTGGTCGCGCGGCACGGTCCCGTCATGTTCCACCAGTCCGGCGGCTGCTGCGACGGCAGCGCCCCGATGTGCTACCCGCGCGGCGAGTTCAAGGTCGGCGGCCAGGACGTGCTCCTGGGCGAGGTGGCCGGGGGCACGCCGTTCTGGATCGGCGCGGACCAGTACGTCCACTGGCGGCACACCCACCTGACGGTCGACGTGGTGCCCGGCCGGGGCAGCGGGTTCTCCCTCGAAGCGCCCGAGGGCGTGCGTTTCCTGCTGCGGTCGAGGCTGCTGACCGAGGAGGAGGCCCGCCGGGTCGCGGCCGAGCCCGCGCTGCCGACGGGCGCCGACCTCGACCGGCCGTGA
- the exaC gene encoding acetaldehyde dehydrogenase ExaC, giving the protein MVYAPPGTEGSIVSYAARYDNFIGGEWVAPVEGQYFDNPSPVTGRTFCQVARSTAADVELALDAAHAAAGRWGSTSTTERSVILNRIADRIEENLERLAVAETWENGKPVRETLGADLPLAVDHFRYFAGVIRAQEGSIAEIDADTVAYHFQEPLGVVGQIIPWNFPILMATWKLAPALAAGNCVVIKPAEQTPASLLLLLDLVADLLPPGVVNVVNGFGVEAGKPLASSPRIAKVAFTGETTTGRLIMQYASENIIPVTLELGGKSPNIFLPDVTAADDDYLDKAVEGFVMFALNQGEVCTCPSRALIHSSIYDAFMARCVERTEAIVAGDPLDPATMIGAQASNDQFEKILSYIEIGRQEGAELLTGGRPRTVEGCEGGYYIEPTIFRGTNDMRVFQEEIFGPVVSVTTFDSVDEALKIANDTMYGLGAGVWTRDGNAAYRLGRQIKAGRVWTNCYHAYPAHAAFGGYKKSGIGRENHRMMLDHYQQTKNLLVSYAPGRTGLF; this is encoded by the coding sequence ATGGTCTACGCGCCGCCCGGCACCGAAGGCAGCATCGTCAGCTACGCCGCGCGCTACGACAACTTCATCGGCGGCGAGTGGGTCGCCCCGGTAGAGGGACAGTACTTCGACAACCCCTCCCCCGTGACCGGGCGGACGTTCTGCCAGGTCGCCCGCTCCACCGCGGCCGACGTCGAGCTCGCGCTCGACGCCGCGCACGCCGCCGCGGGCCGCTGGGGCAGCACCTCGACCACCGAGCGGTCCGTCATCCTGAACCGGATCGCCGACCGGATCGAGGAGAACCTGGAGCGCCTGGCCGTCGCCGAGACCTGGGAGAACGGCAAGCCGGTGCGCGAGACGCTGGGCGCCGATCTGCCGCTGGCCGTCGACCACTTCCGCTACTTCGCCGGGGTGATCCGCGCCCAGGAGGGCAGCATCGCGGAGATCGACGCCGACACGGTGGCCTACCACTTCCAGGAGCCGCTGGGTGTCGTCGGCCAGATCATCCCCTGGAACTTCCCGATCCTGATGGCCACATGGAAGCTCGCCCCCGCGCTGGCCGCGGGCAACTGCGTGGTGATCAAGCCTGCGGAGCAGACCCCGGCGAGCCTGCTGCTTCTGCTCGACCTCGTCGCCGACCTGCTGCCGCCCGGTGTGGTCAACGTCGTCAACGGCTTCGGCGTCGAGGCCGGCAAGCCGCTGGCGTCCAGCCCCAGGATCGCCAAGGTCGCCTTCACCGGCGAGACGACCACCGGCCGCCTGATCATGCAGTACGCCAGCGAGAACATCATTCCGGTCACGCTCGAACTCGGCGGCAAGAGCCCCAACATCTTCCTGCCCGACGTGACCGCGGCCGACGACGACTACCTCGACAAGGCCGTCGAGGGCTTCGTGATGTTCGCCCTCAACCAGGGCGAGGTCTGCACCTGCCCCTCCCGCGCCCTCATCCACTCCTCGATCTACGACGCGTTCATGGCCCGCTGCGTCGAGCGCACCGAGGCCATCGTCGCGGGCGACCCGCTGGACCCGGCGACCATGATCGGCGCGCAGGCGAGCAACGACCAGTTCGAGAAGATCCTCTCCTACATCGAGATCGGCCGTCAGGAGGGCGCGGAGCTGCTGACGGGCGGCCGGCCGCGCACCGTCGAGGGCTGCGAGGGCGGCTACTACATCGAGCCGACCATCTTCCGCGGCACCAACGACATGCGCGTCTTCCAGGAGGAGATCTTCGGCCCCGTGGTGTCCGTCACCACGTTCGACTCGGTCGACGAGGCCCTGAAGATCGCGAACGACACGATGTACGGGCTCGGCGCCGGGGTGTGGACCAGGGACGGCAACGCCGCCTACCGCCTCGGCCGGCAGATCAAGGCGGGGCGGGTGTGGACGAACTGCTACCACGCCTACCCGGCGCACGCCGCCTTCGGCGGCTACAAGAAGTCCGGGATCGGCAGGGAGAACCACCGGATGATGCTCGACCACTACCAGCAGACCAAGAACCTGCTGGTCAGTTACGCGCCGGGCAGGACGGGCCTGTTCTGA
- a CDS encoding cupin domain-containing protein yields MAVTEGIIPVPLTVASFLPVRLNAGKSDIAQLNRLVRSGARVANEQFDEDSHLDQVIPKPWGYEYRAFVDDFFDLWALHIDAPHSTSVHVHPRKLTYLLCLGGQGVTIGLDRPDVPISAGSVLRIGPGAFHGTRNTGDEPLELIEVEVPRNKFDLIRLKDDYNRAGTAYESTSLDQPQNALRSVPAFPHTRMRRRTPDRRFSFELRTGMDIFYRRRARDLFHIPLCLSGAVERDVEILTGHPEDKRRPQTDKQYLTISAVGGS; encoded by the coding sequence ATGGCTGTTACTGAGGGGATCATTCCGGTCCCACTGACTGTGGCGTCCTTTCTTCCGGTACGGCTGAACGCGGGGAAATCGGACATCGCTCAGCTCAACCGGCTCGTGCGCTCAGGCGCGCGGGTCGCGAATGAGCAGTTCGACGAGGACAGCCACCTGGACCAGGTCATTCCCAAGCCATGGGGATACGAGTACCGGGCGTTCGTGGATGACTTCTTCGACCTGTGGGCGTTGCACATCGACGCACCGCACAGCACCTCGGTGCACGTGCACCCGCGGAAACTGACCTATCTGCTGTGCCTGGGCGGGCAGGGCGTCACCATCGGCCTCGACCGGCCGGACGTGCCGATCTCCGCCGGTTCCGTCCTGCGCATCGGACCTGGGGCGTTCCACGGCACCAGGAACACCGGTGACGAACCGCTGGAACTCATCGAGGTCGAAGTGCCACGAAACAAATTCGACCTGATCCGGCTCAAGGACGACTACAACCGGGCGGGAACCGCCTACGAATCGACGTCGCTCGACCAGCCGCAGAACGCTTTGCGCAGCGTTCCGGCGTTCCCGCACACGCGCATGCGGCGCCGCACGCCCGACCGGCGCTTCTCGTTCGAGTTGCGCACCGGTATGGACATCTTCTACCGGCGGCGGGCGCGGGACCTGTTCCACATCCCGCTGTGCCTGTCGGGGGCCGTGGAGCGCGACGTCGAGATCCTCACCGGGCACCCCGAGGACAAGCGGCGCCCGCAGACCGACAAGCAGTACCTGACCATCAGCGCCGTGGGGGGCTCGTGA
- a CDS encoding HAD family hydrolase → MSRVLALDFDGVIADALDECALVTLLGAQPLDRAVPGREQIASMRAREGGAYLARFRHVRDYSRLLDHFVVAHLPEGGRVADQAAFDALFRTLPAGHVRDFTARATAAREWFRTREPEFWLDLHTLYPGVAELLRRRRGSVVVVTAKDEGSVRAILRRHGLEDTVREVFGECARKADTVRDVAGRWGVSPADVTFVDDNLANVRAVAATGADARWARWGYQTPEHRAEAERYAVPSLELADLAALAPVA, encoded by the coding sequence ATGAGCCGGGTGCTGGCGCTCGACTTCGACGGGGTGATCGCCGACGCGCTCGACGAGTGCGCGCTGGTCACCCTGCTCGGGGCGCAGCCTCTCGACCGGGCCGTCCCCGGCCGGGAGCAGATCGCGTCGATGCGGGCCCGGGAGGGCGGCGCGTACCTCGCCCGGTTCCGGCACGTGCGCGACTACTCCCGGCTGCTGGACCACTTCGTCGTGGCCCACCTGCCGGAGGGGGGCAGGGTGGCGGACCAGGCGGCCTTCGACGCGCTGTTCCGGACGCTGCCCGCCGGGCACGTGCGGGACTTCACGGCGCGGGCCACCGCGGCACGCGAGTGGTTCCGCACGCGCGAACCCGAATTCTGGCTCGACCTGCACACCCTGTACCCGGGGGTGGCGGAGCTGCTGCGGCGGCGCCGCGGCTCCGTGGTCGTCGTCACCGCCAAGGACGAGGGCTCGGTCCGCGCGATCCTGCGCAGGCACGGCCTGGAGGACACCGTCCGCGAGGTGTTTGGCGAGTGCGCGCGCAAGGCGGACACCGTGCGCGACGTGGCCGGGCGGTGGGGCGTGTCGCCGGCGGACGTGACGTTCGTCGACGACAACCTCGCCAACGTCCGCGCCGTCGCCGCCACGGGCGCGGACGCGCGGTGGGCCCGCTGGGGCTACCAGACCCCTGAGCACCGTGCGGAGGCCGAACGGTACGCCGTTCCCTCCCTGGAGCTGGCGGATCTTGCCGCACTGGCGCCCGTGGCGTAG